The following are encoded in a window of Anas platyrhynchos isolate ZD024472 breed Pekin duck chromosome 30, IASCAAS_PekinDuck_T2T, whole genome shotgun sequence genomic DNA:
- the LOC139999846 gene encoding olfactory receptor 14A16-like has translation MSQMSNSSSITEFLLLPFADTRELQLLHFVLFLGIYLAALLGNGLILTTTACNHRLHTPMYFFLLNLALLDLGCISTTVPKAMANSLWDTRAISYAGCVAQVFSFIFLISAEYFLLTVMSYDRYIAICKPLHYRTLLGSSACAQMAAAAWGSGFLYALLHTANTFSLPLCQGNAVDQFFCEIPQVLKLSCTDSYLREAGLLTFTSFLGFGCFVFIVLSYVQIFRAVLRIPSEQGRHKSFSTCIPHLSVVSLFFSTVIFAYLKPPSISSPNLNLVVAVLYSVLPPVLNPFIYSMRNQDLRDSIWKQLIGFLSVATDCLPFSANDSQQKPFTSFYLSIPLSV, from the exons ATGTctcagatgtccaacagcagctccatcactgagttcctcctcctgccgttcgcagacacacgggagctgcagctcctgcacttcgtgctcttcctgggcatctacctggctgccctcctgggcaacggcctcatcctcacaacCACagcctgcaaccaccgcctccacacgcccatgtacttcttcctcctcaaccttgccctcctcgacctgggctgcatctccaccactgtccccaaagccatggccaattccctctgggatacgagggccatttcctatgcaggatgtgttgcacaggtcttttcatttatcttcttgatatcagcagagtattttcttctcactgtcatgtcctatgaccgctacattgccatctgcaagcccctgcactacaggACCCTCCTGGGTAGCAgcgcttgtgcccagatggcagcagctgcctggggcagtggctttctctatgctctgctgcacactgccaatacattttccctgcccctctgccaaggcaatgctgtggaccagttcttctgtgaaatcccccaggtcctcaagctctcttgcacagactcctacctcagggaagctgGGCTTCTCACGTTCACTTCCTTTTTGGGTtttggatgttttgttttcattgttctgtcctatgtgcagatcttcagggctgtacTGAGGatcccctctgagcagggccggcacaaatcCTTTTCCACATGCATCCCTCACCTCTCTGTTGTCTCACTCTTTTTCAGCACTGtcatatttgcctacctgaagcccccttccatctcctccccaaaCCTGAACCTCgttgtggcagttctgtactcagtgctGCCTCCAGTattgaaccccttcatctacagcatgaggaaccaggatcTCAGGGATTCAATATGGAAACAGTTGATTGGGTTTTTATCTGTGGCCACAGACTGTCTACCTTTTTCTGCAAATGACTCCCAGC AAAAGCCCTTCACTTCCTTCTACCTGAGTATTCCCTTGTCTGTGTGA